The genomic stretch ACATTTTTCCATATATAAATCTATTTCCATGGAGTCATCTGCATGTAAAACTGAAACTCATACCTTTGAGATGCATCTTTTGAGCGGGGATCCTTCAATATGGATACATCAGAAAGATTTTGATTGTGAGCCTCTGTAGCTTCAGCATCATATAATCCCAAGAAAAATTCTTGAACCACCTATGAAACATGAAAGATTAGATCACATTTACATTGACATGGAATCATGACCAAATATAAATGAGAAGATGCTGTGTACATTTTTCTTTAGAAAAGAGCTACCTTTTCATCCTCCAAATGAATTTGTCGCAATCGACGTTGATAGCAAAACTCGTATGACCACCATCCCTCTTGCTGCACTCAAATATTGTACAATGTAAGACTATCCATATCATAAAAAGAAGGCTGCAAAGTGTACTGAAACCAGAATAATGAAGTCTCCAGCATTTTTCAGAATCAATGAAATTATGAAACCTTAATAACAATAAGATTCTACTCATTTGTAAAAACAACTaaactttaattaaatccaTCTAGTTGTCCAtgtttgtttctattttagcaGTGAGAATTTTACCCTGATAAAGCACCGATCTTTCAGAACTTCAAGAAGCTCATCTGGTGTCTTCAGTTTCATATGCGTCTCAGATTCCATGATCATGCTACTTAAGTTCTGTTGAGCAACTGGCTTTCCACTCTTGGATTTCTCAACTTTAGGCAAAAAGCAAAGGAACTTTTCTCCATTCTTGTTGGGCATGATCATGGACTCTTGGTCCTCATCCTGGCAAATATAGAAAATAGCCATAAAAGGTTGTCAGTAAATGCATAAACTAATGATATACTGCATATCTACTCATTTACTGATGCTATGAAGGATTGATGGGGTTCACTGACTTTTCCCTTTACTTTAACATGCTTTTCTGGTCCATTGCTGTATCATAAACGAGAGTAAAAAATGCAGTCCTATAATGAAAAGTGACAAAAACCTATACCATAGAGTAACCATGTAATGGGTTTTGTTGGTTTTGTGAGGAAAGTTACCATTTAATAATAAATGATGGCTCTTTTGAATAACCTATGTGCCTAGGAGTGGGCAATTGTGCTTTACATTCTCTAATTTAAGAGAAAATCAGTGAGGGACACCAGAACTAATGAAAAAATGTTACAACAGACAtgagaaaaaaaacataaaacattaaaaGAATCACATAACAAGTT from Salvia splendens isolate huo1 chromosome 4, SspV2, whole genome shotgun sequence encodes the following:
- the LOC121801413 gene encoding protein OS-9 homolog isoform X2 — its product is MRFTRWWVRALLVSALLCNVVLSDQTISAHTGSNFGRSSRDPKFKIEFHTEDSPFAPDEDQESMIMPNKNGEKFLCFLPKVEKSKSGKPVAQQNLSSMIMESETHMKLKTPDELLEVLKDRCFIRQEGWWSYEFCYQRRLRQIHLEDEKVVQEFFLGLYDAEATEAHNQNLSDVSILKDPRSKDASQRYHAHIFNNGTLCDLTKQPRETEVRFVCSEPRAMINSITELSTCKYALTFQCPTLCKHP